The following proteins come from a genomic window of Manduca sexta isolate Smith_Timp_Sample1 chromosome 2, JHU_Msex_v1.0, whole genome shotgun sequence:
- the LOC119188797 gene encoding serine/arginine repetitive matrix protein 5-like has product MVQLSWAAAIKVELVPTAKRKREKSFAILTETPSASRPSSPRSLPVDLRQERVSPFKGRGFREETSRHNTPKTSTCNSRASSPPRRRTNSLSKIDKMAQAATLPLPVQLTRPHSPRNFLKQNIEEVRELSELNREKHEAEAEKKRIEEEEALLVEMGLLDKKSLRSRSSSRSNSPSKIKLRSRSNSPAAILHFENIPANSKEFINTDDGLAKPVTHRSRLRSVSRSQPQSNDGSPKHSKIPKRQNSVSPTRRDRSVSRRPLENGLNKNQRFISNSTSSIHETIRVGSQVHDKRAMSKSTQHLNISPAHIKGKPPISPGRGGPPPSNKTINAKRLSPIVGTPNKSPDDLKPSSAKTSTKPSHVHKNR; this is encoded by the exons ACTTGTGCCAACAGCCAAGAGAAAGAGGGAGAAGTCGTTCGCGATCCTCACGGAGACGCCCTCAGCCTCCCGTCCCTCCAGCCCGCGGTCACTGCCCGTGGACCTCCGGCAAGAGAGGGTCTCGCCCTTTAAAG GCAGGGGCTTCAGAGAAGAGACCTCACGGCACAACACTCCAAAAACCTCCACGTGCAACTCAAGAGCCAGCTCTCCACCACGTAGAAGAACTAACTCGCTCTCCAAAATAGACAAGATGGCGCAGGCCGCGACATTACCCCTGCCAGTGCAGCTAACCAGACCCCACTCCCCCAGGAACTTCTTAAAACAGAACATAGAAGAAGTAAGAGAACTCAGTGAGCTCAACAGAGAGAAGCACGAAGCAGAAGCAGAGAAGAAAAggatagaagaagaagaagctTTACTAGTAGAGATGGGACTACTTGATAAAAAGAGTTTGAGGTCCCGATCTTCCTCTAGAAGTAACTCTCCAAGCAAGATCAAATTGCGGTCAAGATCTAACTCCCCCGCAGCAATACTTCATTTCGAGAATATTCCAGCGAACAGCAAAGAATTTATCAACACTGACGATGGTTTAGCAAAACCTGTAACACATAGGTCTAGACTTAGATCTGTGTCTAGATCTCAGCCGCAATCTAACGACGGATCACCGAAACATTCCAAAATTCCCAAACGCCAAAACTCTGTTTCTCCTACAAGACGAGATAGATCGGTCTCCAGAAGGCCTTTAGAAAATGGTTTAAATAAGAACCAACGGTTTATATCTAATAGCACAAGCAGTATTCATGAAACTATTAGGGTAGGCAGTCAGGTGCATGATAAACGAGCTATGAGCAAAAGCACGCAGCATTTGAATATCTCCCCTGCCCATATAAAAGGCAAACCTCCAATTTCCCCAGGCAGGGGAGGTCCACCGCCTTCGAACAAAACTATCAATGCGAAACGACTCTCACCCATAGTTGGTACTCCCAACAAAAGTCCAGACGACTTAAAACCTAGCTCGGCTAAAACATCAACCAAACCATCACATGTACATAAAAATCGGTAA